A window of the Rhizobium brockwellii genome harbors these coding sequences:
- a CDS encoding DUF1428 domain-containing protein codes for MSYVDGFIVAVPKANIEAYKEFSTFAGSIWKEYGALDYVECVGDDVPYGELTSFPRAVQAKEDEVVVFSWIVYGSRQERDDINAKVMADPRLKGDQWQMPFDGKRMIYGGFEMMLKL; via the coding sequence ATGTCTTATGTCGATGGTTTCATCGTCGCGGTGCCGAAAGCGAATATCGAGGCCTACAAGGAATTCTCGACCTTCGCCGGCTCGATCTGGAAGGAATATGGCGCGCTCGACTATGTCGAATGCGTCGGCGACGATGTACCCTATGGCGAGTTGACCTCGTTTCCCCGCGCCGTGCAGGCAAAGGAGGACGAGGTGGTGGTATTTTCCTGGATCGTCTACGGCTCGCGCCAGGAGCGCGACGATATCAATGCCAAGGTGATGGCCGATCCGAGGCTCAAGGGTGACCAATGGCAGATGCCGTTCGACGGCAAGCGGATGATCTATGGCGGCTTCGAGATGATGCTCAAGCTCTGA
- a CDS encoding secondary thiamine-phosphate synthase enzyme YjbQ, whose product MPQTILTLPTRGQGLYEFTDQAEAFVSASGREEGLLTIFVRHTSCSLLIQENADPDVRTDLLAFFHRLVPPTSDPEMGWIVHRAEGPDDMPAHIKAALTQVSIGIPVARGRLMLGTWQGLYLFEHRDRPHRREIVLHFST is encoded by the coding sequence TTGCCCCAGACGATCCTCACCTTGCCCACACGCGGACAGGGCCTTTACGAATTCACCGACCAGGCGGAGGCCTTCGTCAGCGCGTCGGGGCGGGAGGAGGGGCTTCTCACTATCTTCGTGCGCCACACCTCCTGTTCGCTGCTGATCCAGGAAAATGCTGATCCCGATGTGCGCACCGACCTTCTCGCCTTCTTTCACCGCCTCGTGCCGCCGACCTCCGATCCCGAGATGGGCTGGATCGTGCACAGGGCCGAGGGGCCGGACGACATGCCGGCGCATATCAAGGCGGCGCTGACGCAGGTCTCGATCGGCATTCCCGTTGCCAGGGGGCGGCTGATGCTTGGCACCTGGCAGGGGCTCTATCTTTTCGAACATCGCGACCGCCCGCACCGGCGCG